The Pseudomonas solani genome segment GATCCTAAAATTCTCGAATTTTCTCGCCAAGTTGCCAAGGAGGGCAACTTCAATGAGGCGCTGGGAATTGCAATTGGGATTCGGGGTAGTAATCAGGACGCGCAGAGTATCATTGTGCGCGAATTGTCCATGTTGAAGAATGGGGGCGATAGCGGGCAGTTTCTCGCTGACCTAGCTGCTAAGCTACTTGATGCCGCAACAGGCGGAGGTGGTAGAACTGCGCCTGCAAGAGGGGTGCATACGCCCGTTAGCAAAGATACTTCTCCTATCTCAAAAGAGGCGGCAGCGGGACTTGAAAAGAAATTTGGGGATGCGCTAGATGCAAAAGAGGTAGCAGGTACAACTGCAACGGGCGGGACGAAAGTTACTGCAACGGAAGGAACGTTTCCAGACGAGGTATTCGCCGGGAAGAAACCGCATCAGACGACCCCTGGAATCGGGAGTGTGACACAGGAGAGGTACAATCCCGTAACTGGACAGCTGGAAAAATCTGTGATCGAGTACGACCAATATGGCCGGCAGGTTAAAAGAACGGATTATACTAACCACGGATATGGGAACCCAGAAAAGCCTGCGGAATATCATTCCGACCCCCACACGCATATCTATGAATATGGTCCAGGCTATGGCGCCAACGGGAAAGAGACGAGGATCAATAATGATTAGTCTTCCAGAGTTGAATGAATTGCTTGTTGCTAACAATTGCTTGCATGCAATTAGTATTCAATTAAATGCCGATGGCATGGCTTATGATTTATCTCTATCGGTTTCGGCCTCTGAAAAGGCAGGGGCTGATGTCGTGAATATCAGATTCATCGATATTAGCCAATTTGCGTCACGTGATTTTGGCGGCGGATTAACTCAGTTGATGCACATGAACGTTAATAAGATGGATTCGGGCTTCGATAGGATGCGTTATCAACTGAATGATCTTGAGGATAAAAAGCTCTCGTTTTACTTCTCATCATTCTCGCTTGATTAGTTGAGTTAAAAGCAACTGGCGAAATAGTGCCAGTCGCGCCTGTTATTTATTCCGGTATGACCAGGGCAGGTGTTGTTTGTACAAATACCGCTGACTGGGGAGTCATTGCGTTATAACTGAGGCGGTCTTGGGTATGGCCAATATTAAGCGCTGAGGGTCGGATTTCTATTGCTAAAGGATGTATCCCGAAAGTTGATGATGCATGGATTAAGGTTTCCGGAGGATGCGGGACCAAAGGGTGAGCAAATTCCTATGCATCATGTCCAGAAACAATAGGGGCAGATCACGTTTATTACGTCTAGTAGGGTTATGGAAATCCATGGAAGGTACGCTCAAGGTGTTCAGTCCTAGGAGGCCATAGTGGACAGAATGTCTTTTCTTGCATGTGGAGATGTGTGGTGGGCGCTTAGAGGCTTTCAGTGAGGGGAGTGCTCAAGGTTTAAAGTGTGTTGATTGTGAATGGTCGTTGGTTACTACGTAGATTCCAGAGATCAGGGTTGATGAACATGAGTATGATGTTCACTGTGATGGGGATTTTAAGAGTGAGGCGCATATAAGAGCTGTTGCTGAGGTATCAGGCCTAAATTTCTTGGCGTCTAGAAAGGCTCTTAGAGGGGGTGTAGTGTTTTCCGGTCAAGCAGTTGATGTTTTACGGGTTATAGAGGTTCTTGATTCTGCTGGGGTTCGGTACTCAATAGAGTCTGATTTCAAGTGGGGCTGAACAAGTATTCGTTAGAGACTGCAGCTAAGACTTTCACGTACCCATAAAAAAGCCCGGCACTAAGCCGGGCTTTTTTGCATCTGCGAACAGTCAGCTCATACCCAGCCAGTTGGGCAGTGCCAGGGAGATCCAGGGCACGTAGGTGATGAGGATCAGGAAGGCGAGCAGGATCATCAGCCAGGGCATGGCGGCGCGGATAGTGGAGGTCAGCGGCATGCCGGTCACCGCGGAAGTGACGAAGAGGTTGAGCCCCACGGGTGGGGTGATCAGGCCGATCTCCATGTTGACGACCATGATGATGCCGAGGTGGATCGGGTCGATGCCCAGCTTCATGGCGATGGGGAAGAGGATGGGCGCGAGGATCAGGATGATCGCCGAGGGCTCCATGAAGGCGCCGGCCACCAGCAGCACGATGTTGACCATGAGCAGGAACATGAAGGGGGTGAGCCCCGCTTCGATGACCCAGGCGGTGATCTGCTGGGGCAGTTGCTCGGTGGTCAGCACGTGGGCGAAGAGCATGGCGTTGGCGATGATGAACATCAGCATGATCGACAGCTTGCCCGACTCCAGCAGCACCTTGGGCGCTTCGCTGAGCTTCATGTCCTTGTAGACGAACAGGGCGATGAAGGCCGAGTAGACGGCGGCGACGGCGGCGGCTTCGGTGGGGGTGAACATGCCGGAGTATATGCCGCCGAGGATGATCACCATCAGCAGCAGCCCCCAGATCGCCTTGCGCGCGGCGCTGAGCCATTCGCGGAAGGTGGCGCGGGGCATGGCAGGCAGGTTCTTCTTCACCGCGATGATGTAGATCGCCACCATCAGCACCAGGCCAAGTAGAAGACCGGGGACGACGCCCGCCATGAACAGCTTGCCCACCGAAGTTTCGGTGGCGGCGGCGTAGACCACCATGACGATGGACGGCGGGATGAGGATGCCCAGGGTGCCTGCGTTGCACACGATGCCGGCGCCGAACGCCTGCGGGTAGCCGGAGCGCACCATGCCGGCGATGGCGATGGAACCCACAGCGGCCACGGTGGCGGGGCTGGAACCGGAGAGGGCGGCGAACAGCATGCAGGCCAGTACTGCGGCGATGGCGAGGCCGCCGCGGATGTGGCCGACGCAGGCGTTGGCGAAGTCGATCAGGCGCTTGGCCACGCCGCCGGTGGTCATGAAGGCGCCGGCCAGCAGGAAGAAGGGGATGGCCAGCAGGGTGTAGTGCTCGGAGGTCTCGAACAGCTTGATGGCCAGCGAGCGCACCGAGTCGGGGCTGAACAGCATGATGGTCAGCGAGCCGGCGAGGCCCAGGGAGATGGCGATGGGCACGCCGATGAACATCAGCAGGAACAGCAGGAGGAAGAGGAACAGGATGGTCATTGCTTGCCTTCCTCGAGCTCGGTGAGTTTCAGGGCGTCGGCGGCTTCATCGGCCAGGCCGAGACCGGTCTGCCGGTTCTGCAGCAGGCGCACGAGGATTTCGCCGTAGCGGATGAAGACCATGGCGAAGCCGAGGGGCACGATCAGGCCGATCTGCCATTGCATGACGCCGTAGTGGCCGAGGTCTTCGGCGCCGATGGCGGCGGTGAACAGGGTCTGCACCCACTCGAAGCTGGCCACGCCCAGCAGGCCGGCGTAGGCCAGGCAGCAGAGGCAGGCGATGACGCCGATGATGCGTTGCACCTTGCGCGGGGCGAGCTTGACCAGGGCGTCGACGCCGATATGGCCGGCGGTACGTACGCCGTAGGAAAGGCCGAAGAAGATCAGCCAGGCGAACAGGGCCTTGGTCAGCGAGGTGCTCCAGGTCATGGCCTGGGCCATGCCCATGATGCTGTCGCCGATGGCGAAGAGGCTTTCGCTGGCACCTTCCCAACGGTCGGCGAGGTTGTAGAAGAGGGTGTAGAGGTTGTTGAGGATCACGTAGACGAAGGTGACCAGCGTCATGGCCGCCAGGAGGAAGGCGATGAAGCCTTCCTCGAAGTGGTCCCAGACGCGCCTTAGGGCGTTCATGGATGGTGTCTCCTGATGGCTGGAGGCAGTGCCGGCGCGGTGGGCCCGCGCCGGCTGGCGGTTACTGAGCCTGGTTGGCCGCTTCGGCGGCCTTGATCAGGTCGGCGCCGATCTCGCCTTCGAACTTCTTCCACACCGGCTTCATGGCGTCGCGCCATTCGTTGCGCTGCTCGGGGGTGAGTTCGATGATCTCGCTGGTCTTGGCTTCGATGATGCGCTGCTTGTCACCCTGGTTGAGGGCTTCGGCCTGCTTGTTCACCTCGGCGGTGACTTCCTGGGTGATCTTCTCCAGCTCGCTGCGTACATCCGGCGGCAGGCCGTTCCAGAACTTGGTGTTGGTGATCAGCATGTAGTCGAGCACACCGTGGTTGGATTCGGTGATGTACTTCTGCACTTCATGCATCTTCTGCGAGTAGATGTTCGACCAGGGGTTCTCGGCGCCGTTGACCACGCCGGTCTGCAGGCCCTGGTAGACCTCGGCGAAGCTCATCTTGCGCGGGTTGGCGCGTACGGCCTTGAACTGCTCCTCGAGCACGGCGGAAGCCTGCACGCGGAACTTCAGGCCGCGGGCGTCCTTGGGCTCGCGCAGAGGCTTGTTGGCCGAGAGCTGCTTCATGCCGTTGTGCCAGTAACCCAGCCCGGTGATGTTCTTGCTCTCCATGGACTTCAGCAGGCCCTGGCCCTCGGGCTGAGCTGGAAGCGGTCGACGGCCTGGATGTCGTTGAACAGGAAGGGCAGGTCGAACAGCTGCACCTGCTT includes the following:
- the dctM gene encoding C4-dicarboxylate TRAP transporter large permease protein DctM, coding for MTILFLFLLLFLLMFIGVPIAISLGLAGSLTIMLFSPDSVRSLAIKLFETSEHYTLLAIPFFLLAGAFMTTGGVAKRLIDFANACVGHIRGGLAIAAVLACMLFAALSGSSPATVAAVGSIAIAGMVRSGYPQAFGAGIVCNAGTLGILIPPSIVMVVYAAATETSVGKLFMAGVVPGLLLGLVLMVAIYIIAVKKNLPAMPRATFREWLSAARKAIWGLLLMVIILGGIYSGMFTPTEAAAVAAVYSAFIALFVYKDMKLSEAPKVLLESGKLSIMLMFIIANAMLFAHVLTTEQLPQQITAWVIEAGLTPFMFLLMVNIVLLVAGAFMEPSAIILILAPILFPIAMKLGIDPIHLGIIMVVNMEIGLITPPVGLNLFVTSAVTGMPLTSTIRAAMPWLMILLAFLILITYVPWISLALPNWLGMS
- a CDS encoding TRAP transporter small permease, which produces MNALRRVWDHFEEGFIAFLLAAMTLVTFVYVILNNLYTLFYNLADRWEGASESLFAIGDSIMGMAQAMTWSTSLTKALFAWLIFFGLSYGVRTAGHIGVDALVKLAPRKVQRIIGVIACLCCLAYAGLLGVASFEWVQTLFTAAIGAEDLGHYGVMQWQIGLIVPLGFAMVFIRYGEILVRLLQNRQTGLGLADEAADALKLTELEEGKQ